A single region of the Aptenodytes patagonicus chromosome 7, bAptPat1.pri.cur, whole genome shotgun sequence genome encodes:
- the TSPAN18 gene encoding tetraspanin-18 isoform X2, producing the protein MEGDCLSCMKYLMFLFNFFIFLGGACLLGVGIWVIVDPTGFREIVAANPLLFTGAYIMLAMGAMLFLLGFLGCCGAIRENKCLLLFLTREFFTKELKKHYLRNNDTDVFSSTWNSVMITFACCGVNGPEDFETIPHLPYSSLEKVTPEACCQRELQSREGMFVNKEACLTGVERFQNRQGCYTVILNSFETYVYLAGALAIGVLAIELFAMIFAMCLFRGIQ; encoded by the exons ATGGAGGGAGACTGTCTGAGCTGCATGAAGTACCTGatgtttcttttcaatttctttataTTT CTGGGAGGAGCGTGCCTGCTGGGAGTTGGGATCTGGGTCATTGTGGATCCCACAGGTTTTCGAGAGATAGTGGCTGCCAACCCTCTGCTCTTCACGGGAGCGTACATCATGCTGGCTATGGGAGCAATGCTCTTTCTGCTGGGTTTCCTTGGCTGCTGTGGTGCCATCCGTGAGAACAAATGCCTCCTGCTTTTT CTGACCAGAGAGTTTTTCACCAAGGAGCTGAAGAAGCATTACCTGAGGAACAACGACACGGATGTCTTCTCTTCCACCTGGAACTCTGTTATGATCACA TTTGCCTGCTGTGGAGTGAATGGACCAGAAGATTTTGAAACTATTCCTCATCTTCCATACTCCTCTTTGGAAAAGGTGACACCGGAGGCTTGTTGCCAGCGAGAGCTCCAGAGCCGGGAAGGGATGTTTGTCAACAAGGAAGCCTGCCTCACAGGTGTCGAGAGGTTTCAGAACCGACAG GGCTGCTACACTGTGATCCTGAACTCCTTTGAGACCTATGTGTACCTTGCAGGAGCCCTTGCCATTGGAGTGTTGGCCATTGAG cTGTTTGCCATGATCTTTGCCATGTGTCTCTTTCGAGGGATCCAGTAA
- the TSPAN18 gene encoding tetraspanin-18 isoform X1, with translation MEGDCLSCMKYLMFLFNFFIFLGGACLLGVGIWVIVDPTGFREIVAANPLLFTGAYIMLAMGAMLFLLGFLGCCGAIRENKCLLLFFFMFILLIFLAELSAAILAFIFRENLTREFFTKELKKHYLRNNDTDVFSSTWNSVMITFACCGVNGPEDFETIPHLPYSSLEKVTPEACCQRELQSREGMFVNKEACLTGVERFQNRQGCYTVILNSFETYVYLAGALAIGVLAIELFAMIFAMCLFRGIQ, from the exons ATGGAGGGAGACTGTCTGAGCTGCATGAAGTACCTGatgtttcttttcaatttctttataTTT CTGGGAGGAGCGTGCCTGCTGGGAGTTGGGATCTGGGTCATTGTGGATCCCACAGGTTTTCGAGAGATAGTGGCTGCCAACCCTCTGCTCTTCACGGGAGCGTACATCATGCTGGCTATGGGAGCAATGCTCTTTCTGCTGGGTTTCCTTGGCTGCTGTGGTGCCATCCGTGAGAACAAATGCCTCCTGCTTTTT TTCTTCATGTTTATTTTGTTAATCTTCCTGGCGGAGCTTTCAGCTGCAATCCTGGCTTTTATCTTCAGAGAAAAT CTGACCAGAGAGTTTTTCACCAAGGAGCTGAAGAAGCATTACCTGAGGAACAACGACACGGATGTCTTCTCTTCCACCTGGAACTCTGTTATGATCACA TTTGCCTGCTGTGGAGTGAATGGACCAGAAGATTTTGAAACTATTCCTCATCTTCCATACTCCTCTTTGGAAAAGGTGACACCGGAGGCTTGTTGCCAGCGAGAGCTCCAGAGCCGGGAAGGGATGTTTGTCAACAAGGAAGCCTGCCTCACAGGTGTCGAGAGGTTTCAGAACCGACAG GGCTGCTACACTGTGATCCTGAACTCCTTTGAGACCTATGTGTACCTTGCAGGAGCCCTTGCCATTGGAGTGTTGGCCATTGAG cTGTTTGCCATGATCTTTGCCATGTGTCTCTTTCGAGGGATCCAGTAA